The Magallana gigas chromosome 6, xbMagGiga1.1, whole genome shotgun sequence genome includes the window attaaagttggaatttaaaaaaaattccaaacaggcacttaAATACGCTTCCGTAAAATCAAACTCGCTGATACCCCTAGCGTTTAGGTCAAGGGTAGAGCAGGTGTTCCTATGGTTAACAATTCAGGAAATTCAAACCCCATCCAATTTTTAAATACgttgtatgttttttaaaaaccccctttattagttttattgtttttttataggTTGTCAACATGAGATACTAGGTTACGTTATAAGAATTGTCTTATCcccttgatatacatgtaccaattacTGAACATATTGTCtaataaaatactagtattaaaACGTAGATTTTATTAGTTGATGTTTCTCGtgtattttaaacacaaaaacattagatttcaacaaaagaaaatttatttgtttatatttgcgTAATGTAATGAGTACGAGGttatattgtttgtatttatggAATCATCTAAatcaacgattttttttaaatatatgcgGTATTTGAGACCATATACCGGTACATACGTTGTTAAAAAAGAGCAATtattttgacgcttgcgtcaatatgttTTTGTTCTTTCTCAGTATTCATTGATACATGTAGCTAGTCACTAGCTAGTTCAATTTTTATAGAATATGAAATTtcgttctttattttttaatgatttcactATGAATTTTGCACATTGCCTAAAATGGACTTTTCAACAGTTCAATAGTTGCTTTGCATCGCTTGGCAATTTCTTGAAAAATTGATGTTTCAAATGACGTATATTTCTGGGGCACATGCGGGGTTTGCATGAAATAAAACCTTCAATGTCTAAACTTTTGCagctttttaatgttgaaaatgtaaaagaacTATGTAATTTGGGTAAATTTATTCACTTTAGTTTGAAAATAAGACAAGATTTACTTAATGCAAATTAGATGTTGATATTATATGTACACTtaagctgcaggtctgtagctcccggtctgaaaaaattcggatgggcGACCTgttgatggtgtttaaaagaataccagaggcaagtgaagagacgataactgtagtaaaatgtccgaggaatattttggaaacaaatatttgtacagaatgtgtttggaaataaggttaatcagtccaaaactagcgcaattttttgtgcgccgtaaattgcagatttttactatgggaggccctgtagctcccaggtcgtccatacgaattttttcagaccgggagctacagacctgcagctgaTGTACACTTCTGCCACATTCTTCTAATAACCTACCTTtacgtgtatattgtttatatttattgtagtGTTAGCTGTGCAGCTTACGGATGATAaagaactgaactgaactgacCATGAGAGATATaatctaaaaatatcaaaaaattttaattgtacggacaataatggaaaataatatatttttttttttattaagtatcGTTCTTTGATTTTTACGGGGATGGTCATTACAGTTGTTACGTAATCAATTACATCAAAAAGCCCTTTGGTCTTTGTAATGGATTTGATTACATATACCTGACTGTAACGATCACCCcataaatgaatgattttttattcgttgatttgatttgaacatatttttattgtacaaaatacaattgggattgggcacaagttctataacttagaccgccctctcccaatacaaagatatgatacaaaatatgTGTACACAACATAAATAAAGGTTAGTGGATATAATGGACGTATACATAAATGCAATTGACATGTATATAGTAAACAACGGTGTACTAGTAGTTATAAGATCAGTTAAAtctttcagtatttttgataaaattataaactaatgtaaataaatgcttGTTTTCATTGTCACTTATTGAACTGTCACCCCAAAGTAAAACATGAGTATTGACAATGTTaagatttacaatttgaaaaacgtcattaaatagaacatttctagcatctttatatttattacatgtgaaaAAATAATGGTAAGTATCTTCGAGCTTACCACACGAACAGAGTGGACTGTTGATAATATTACAtcgaaataaatcattatttagtgCACAATTGTGACGAAGTTTAGTGTGAATGATATTCAAAAATCTATCcccatatgtaaaaaaattaggTCTAGttctacatgtaagtacattttcatttttgacagaaacatgtattttttccttaaaaatgcGAACAGAGTCGCTTCCACGGACATCCGTTGAAAGCGCATTCCATTCATCAACAACAGTAGGAACAAACGAAGATTTATACAATTCCAAACGACATTTTGGTATAATGTAATTATGTGCATTTCTGGTAGAATAGTTAGATACATTAGCACGCTTATTTGGAAAAATATCCATTACATAACTGGGTAAAAGGTTTCGGtcaattttatacattgtttttagcCTGGATATTTTCCTTCTACTATAAAGCGTTTCCCACCCTGTTTCAAAGTAAAGAGATTCCCGAGATGCAAAAATAGGTAAACCTGTAACAATTCTTGCTGCaatcaattgtattttttctaatttgtctGAATCATTAATAGAACAACCGCCCCATACATCAGATGCATATTCTAACTGATGCCTTATAAATGAAGTATATAATAGTGACAGTGATTTTCTATTAagtttaaatttaagttttttcattaatcccaatttcttttgagcatTTGCTATAATAGAATTTATATAAGATGACCAGGAAAGGTCCTCAGAAAATATAACACCTAAGTGTTTATGGGTGGGTACGAATTCCAAATCGCATCCTTGAAATTTTAGCGTAGGGGTTACTGTGTTAGgtttattactaaaataaacagccttagtttttgaaggattaaaatttaaaagccaTTTCTTAGACCAAGCCTCTAAAGTTAAAAGATCCCGATTAAGATAAGATTCCATATCGTGTACATTGATTGCAGCATGTTGAAGGCTATTATCATCTGCAAAAAGTCTGCAAAATGTTAACATGATATCTGCTATATCGTTtacataaataagaaataacaatGGACCAAGGACAGAGCCTTGAGGCACTCCGGCATTAATAGACTTAATAGACGACAGCACTTCACGATACATAACCCTTTGCTTTCTATTTACAAGGTAACTATTAAACCATTTGAACAGATTTCCAGTAATACCATAGGTATGGAGTTTAAACAATAAACCTTTATGCCAGACGCGGTCAAACGCTTTGGACAAGTCGCAAAAAATCATGCAACAAGATTGACCTTGATCAattgctcttaaaatatggtcGTACGTTTCTATTAGCTGATAAACAGTAGAGTGACCCGGTAAAAATCCAGCTTGATActtataaaaaagattattatcatgaaaaaagttatatacatgtctaaaaataattattcgtTGAATATAGATCACATTGACAACAAAAATGTAAGTAATTCACTGTGATATCTCGGGTATGTGCAGGTAACAGTTCGATTCATTTTCATCGATAGATCGTTTGTAgtacattttcatatattaaccatcgatataattttttttttaacaagtcagctttgatgtataaataacatttttgcgTTGCGTTATTTCACGACCGATACATAAGGTAAAAATAGCTTCATTTACACATCACCTGAAACCCTGAGAATAAATttcgaagaaaaaaatgttttgaagtcTAAGCATTGCATTtgctttttatgaaatatgGTAAAATATTCCGATTCCGGTGGTGTTAATTTTCCCTGCATTAGCATTTAACATGCCTGATCCTCACCCGGCATTAACCTTCGCCAGGAATCTAAATTAGAAAACAATCAAAATGATATGTGCATATAAATGAAATCCAATGTGGCGAAGAGGACAGGTGTCTTAGGCTTCTAAGACTCGGAAATAACTGTAACTGTCATGCGAATCAGGATGATATAAAAACTACACagcaaataaaaatcattgacTCTATCATACAAGTCACACCTCTGTCTATTTGTTTGTATATAAAGAGTCAGATATAGTTTATCTTCGGAACTTTTCTGGTTTTTATACTGATCGAAGCTAATCATTAGTATTTTGGTCACACCCTGTCAATTTGGGAAGTGAAGCACAATCACACTGATTCGGGACTttcaaaaaagcaaaaatgttaCTAGTACCTAAAGGCCTGATCCCCTTACACAGGGGCTATATGGCTTTCACAGTTTTGATAGAGGGCTTAATGGACATCATAATGCATTCAGTTTATCTCCTCTGCTGAGGAAGAAGAGAAGAACATCTTCTAATACCTATATAACAAACCTCCACTATATTGTCATATTGACTTCGCCCAAAAGCCTGAATCTCTGAACAGGGGGCTGTGAATTTTAGAATTTTCGGAGGCAGCTTCATGagcatcataatcatgcatttactAAAAATATCTCCCTCAACTGTGGaaagattaaaaacatttcTACTATATAAGAGGGCCttgaatttcacagttttggtAGATGGCTTTATAgacattataatcatgcatATAGTTTTCTCAAATTTATAATGATGTGATTAGAGAAAAAgcatacattttcactatatggccatattggctccGCCTTTGGCCCTAACCCAGGGGGCGTGAAATTCACAATTTGGGGTAGAGGCACCTCTTCTTTTCTACTGAATGTTGAGTAGAAGAGAAAGAGATACTAGTATTTGAAATTTGCatcaattttgacatttttaccCATGTTAACGTTAACGCACGACGGACGAAATCGGATTGCAATTAGTCATCTGAGTGACTTTTTTTAGTCTCTCAAATGACTAATGGCAATCCACAATTGAAATCGTGCGGAAGGTCAAATACGATAccagaatatatattttttttataaaactggcAGCGACTGGGAACAAATGTGTAGGATATATGCGACAAACTTCaaatcaaaagataaaaaatgaaaaaaaaaattagctgttATTAATAAAGTTTACCAATAAACCCATGAAcctctttatttcaaaatcattcggtccgttatttaaaattttccatcACAAACAACACTGAAAATGGACATTCAGCTACATGTACCTAATAATGCCTAACTGGGCGCGTATGATGAGTAGATCCATGGCCCTCATTTCTCACACGAACATAACGAGCCATTTCTATTCAAATCAACTATACACTGTATTTCTAAgtcaaatataatatattggGCAATTAAATAGAGTAgttctcattattttttttaatgaaaaatgttccaCATAATCATCTGCTGAACATAAGGCGAATGATTATTGTAGCAATGCGAAATGTAATAACAAAGGTTATGCACTGTGTAATAAACTccagtttttacattttgtgttaTTATATTTTGCGTGGGGATTAACGCAAAATGTAATAACGCAAActggaatatcaaaaaaaaatgtggaCTCTAATATAGCtcaatttttaattatacaCTGTAGTGACCCATACCAATGTTTACCATAGACAcaaaaaatataccaaaaattatcataatgaaaatatatcagttaattaacaaacaaaaaaattggtatAGTGTACTTAATGCTACtacttaatatttattcatatcaatTTCGACTTGATATATATGCTTGAGAACACATGCAAATTACAACTTGGATAAAAGCAAAAGTTACCTACGTTGATTTGTTAGTccaaaaaatctaaattaaaaacaacttaTTAAATTTTGCGTTGATCTCGACGCAAAATGTATTAACATAGAAACGTGGAGTAATATTTGActaaatttgatttatataatgATCTATGATAATGTTGaccataaatacaaaatattgacaatacaaaatatcttgtcttttaaaaatacatacatgtattgaactTAATTGAGTccatatttatattatagtaTTGGCCTACTCATTTTGATTATAAATTTCTTAAAGGTTTTGAGAGTTGAGagagaaataaaatgtttcagaTCTTATTGAACAGTTTTCCTACAAAATCGAACGTTTACATTCACCAAATTAATCTTGGTTTTGACCATTTCATTATGATATTTGCAAAAACGATCAAATTTTAGTAATGCGCGAATTATATCGCGACTTAGATTAATATGCCGTCAGAATAGCTTGTGCAGATCAATCTTTGCATTCGGCGAATATAAGGATGTCTCCAATTCAGTTTTCCaggtttttctttattttgtaatattgaTTCATAATGACTTTGATCTCGGAAtcatatatttctaaatttataCATTAATAACTACAGTGAACAGAATGATTAAATTGTAAAGAGttacgtttattttttttagtttatgaaGGCACAagacattaaatatatttaataacacAAAGTCGCTGAAAAACCTCTTATTTCATATCgcgtttttacaatatttgttgATCCCGACGCAAAATGAAATAACGAAAAATGTAATAatatgagtttattacattttgctttttttaattacatttcgCGTTGCTAGCGCCTTTTGTTGCCTAAGAGGTGATTGTTTCAACAATTTAGAATAAAACCATATGATATTAATATGACTTaacacatacataaaatacTTTTACAAATTGTTGCCATTGCAATCCTTGCATATTGAaagacatttttgttttacaacttCTTACAAAACTGCTATGCTTGTTTTTAACTCCTCCAGAGAGTATTAGTTTGGGGAGGGGGGATTATggtttgaacaatttaaaatctagagccattttaacaagagcttggagtTTGGGCAGTACGTGTCAAACTCCAATTGATGAAGGCGTGGTGAACTGATGGTTAACTGTCCAGTCATTGGCCAATagatataaatacattgaacgCAATGAACTTGTCCGACTTTAATCGGCTCTGTATTTCGGTTGAAACATCGCCAATTTCACTAATAGAACAGTTCTTGGGGAAAACTGTAAAAGACATTGAGCCAATAATTATAAACAGCCCCCTTTAGCGAATAAGAAGTAAGGAAGCCACTTTTTAACAGTTTGGTTCGGTGAGTAAACTAAATAGAAATATCccaccgaaagtccaagctctttttAAAACGACTCTATACTTTTCCGCAATTAATTTTTATGGATACTTGCATATTAACCTTCATTCGTGTCATCCTGGATGTACAAAACCAGGAACAATTAATGTTTGTGAAATCTTATACACTGAAAACTTCTGGACAGgacaatttgaaattgatatacctatataataacaatttttatgaatagcaaaaaaaataaaaggacaaCGCGTTTGATTAggaaataaataacatttattttttgatgaaacaAAACCATAATTATGGAACTgatgaaaatatacaaatgtaaagaCAGGATGATGACTAAGGATCACAGACAACGATGTAGTTTTTGTTCCGTCAAATGTAATAAAACATAGTGAGAAAGACGTGGAATGTTAACAAATGCGAATTACAAGAGGACCAGATGTAAGTGAAACCTATAGACAACAGTCTTCCTTCCCCAATGCTTATTGCCCACTGCAAATATCAGTTCTTCGAAACTTGAATGAATTGAGCTGCGAAACGATGATGCATATAGGAAATACTAGTAATACTACACTGTATTTCCCTGTCATGGAagctttatcaaaataaagcgCTGAAAACAAAACGTTATCCATAAACTGAGGTGTGGAAAAACTATAGCGGCTTCCAAACCGAGGTTTGCTGTTGGTCGCCTCAGGACCTCTCTGTAGCAGCCACAAATCACACCAGTTGGTCTGCTAGAGAGAATGCGTCCACTGTATGCGCACTGGGGCCAAATTGCCAACAAAGTGTCTAAAATTGACTAGCTTTGTACACACTCGTACACGGTGCGTCTCCATAATGCAAATATCATCATAGGGCGATGTTAAGGCACAATCCCGATATGTATTATCAGTAATTCATTTTTGTCACCTATTGACAATAACAAACGCGATCGTCGCCAGATATAAGACAAAGTCCAGAACATGAGACGAAGGACTTGAGTTCCTAGATGCTTGGTGGTCAGACTGAGGACCTaactctgaaaataaaaaaaaatatgatcgTCACCATTGATGCaactctgaaaataaaaaaaatatgatcgTCACCATTGATGCTTTAAAACGGGAATACTTTGAAACCGATATCGAAATATTTACAgtcatatacaaataaatgtctcaAAACCCGAGATACATACCTGAACCATGCTCTCTCTTCTGGACTCCTTTGTCGGCTGTCAcaccaaaaaagaaaatgttatattcataatatttaaGTAAATAGAGCAAACTCCGAATTAAATTCTCAAGATAAGCAAGTATAAAGCTAGGTATGACACGAGAGCGTGCGTCATTTGTATCTGCTCCATACCATTGAGGACGTGCACTGTGATGCTCTGGGTGTCTTTGTCCGAGCTCCGACAGATGTAGGTGCCGGCGTCCCGCTCCTCGCTCCGCTCCACCGTCAGGATGCTGACCAGCGACCGCCCAGGCACCTCCTGCTGGTACTTGTAGATGTAGGTCCGGTGGCGCCACTGAGGGTCGTTCTGCCGGATCTTTAGACCGTTGTGGAACCAGTCGATGTCCTCTGGTGCTCTCAGTGACCCCGTGGCGTTACATGTGAGGTTAATGTTGGAATATTTGCTTACATATACTGTGCCATTTATTGTCAAGGCTAAATAAAGAGAAATAAAGCTTTATGATATTGGTTAAAAAAGAATACTAGTAAatgttttttcaaaattatgatgATCGAAAAAACACAACTTcattaaaaacgatcaaaattcaaatggtaTTGGACCATGTTCTTACCAGGTTCGAATACAGGTCGAGTATCTGCaacaacaaaagaaaaagaCTTGACAAGAATGGAAAAAAACCAACGCCCAGACTACTGTTATAAAAACCACGATGGtcattaattaattcattacaTTAATTAGAATTGTGaattaactttcttttgttctttacagaatgatttttttggtACGAGAACTAAACGATGATTGAtttgatattaattcctcgGTCTGACAACTCGCTCATCCTGTGACCAGCTATAAATTATTTAACCAACCCAAACAGGGAGAGTGATAATTAGAATCAGTGTATTTAAGTGTAATAGATTTCGTTGTTCAAGAACTCcatcaaacaattttacagCTCCAATTGAATGTCACGATGAGGcgcatatatatttcaaatatttgacTCGTCGATACCAAAGGTTAATTTGAACTCTTGATATGGAATGTCATAATTTTAGATCTTTAATGAAATGTGCCAAAagaattcattttttgaaatcaatgaaagccAAATAAGATAAGTGCAGTCTAAAATTACACACATTTTCAAATAAGACAtctaatcaatttcaaaaatgtttaaaatagagaTCATGCATAAGTTCGAATATGAAATAAGGCCTAGCTCTAAGGCTTGAAAATGCACTTGTTTGACAATAGGCATGATTTTACTTCCAAATCAGGCGTACAATTAAAATCTGCAGAAAACATACAGTATTTATTTCGAGCCATGGGCAGCGTAAGATTGGACCTCAGTGATAGCTGCAGAATAGACAAAACAAACGACACTTGCGCCTGTGGATACTAATATACCATTATTTATAGATATATCGGAGGTCAGAGCCAGACATCGAATTATTCACTCTAGTACTAGTACTTAAGTCGACCATAGATTCATGAATAGGTGGTAAATAAACCTATCTGATGACGTCAATACCTCGACCCCTCGCCGTACTTACCTAGGACATTTAACTGCACGATGTAATTATAGATCTTAGTAGAGCTAATTTGACATTCATATAAACCAGAATGTGAGGGCTGGGCGTGTTTGATTATCAAATCAGTCTGAACTCGGTCATATTTTGGTAATCTGGTAACATCTACGCTCATTTCTTCTATCTCCGCGTACATTTTCTCCCCGATTGTCAGAAAGATATTGGGTGACATTCTTCTCCAAACAACCTGaaatgtaatgtaataaatgtaatgtaataaatgtaatgtaataaatgtaatgtaataaatgtaataaaattgtataaaattggGAGTACaattaaaaatagaacaaaattGTATGATGTTTTGAGTATAATgtgaaatgtaataaaaaaattgtacgaTAATATTATGACTAAAATACATGATATTGTGAGTACAacttgaaatgtaaaaaaaaaaaaaaataataatgtatgaaTTGTGAGTGCAACctgaaatgttataaaatttattttactgtggaattcaataaaattttatgatattttgattacaacatgaaatccaattatattatataattgtttGCGTATAACTTGAGATGTAAGAATTCTTTATGATATTGTGAATGTAACAAATCCAAACAACTTTTGCCGTTGAATTTGTTTTCTATATGATTGATTATTTCCTTGCTCTCCGATTGGCCGATATCAAGCTTTcccaattaaaaaataataaaataaataagcaGACAAATAAGACAATTGACTTGTTCTACACTGGACTAAAATAGatcgcaaattttaaaattcaacatcattATTGCTAGTCTTGTCCAGTGAAATTTCGCGTCTGTTTCACTTCAGCAGACGTaattaaactaaatatgatgCACATACGTACTGTTTCAGCTTATTAAAAAGTATATCATTCGTACAAACAATAGATTTGTCGATTATAACTGCCGCCatcataaaacaaagaaaagtcTTCCAATTCACTACGTATTTTATCCCGT containing:
- the LOC105325834 gene encoding zwei Ig domain protein zig-8 isoform X2, with amino-acid sequence MAKTDFLVVEFKWIILLFLFVEVSGRNRYKKYIEPSFVQEPNNITVYKGQTAVLKCTVENLGPKTVVWRRMSPNIFLTIGEKMYAEIEEMSVDVTRLPKYDRVQTDLIIKHAQPSHSGLYECQISSTKIYNYIVQLNVLDTRPVFEPALTINGTVYVSKYSNINLTCNATGSLRAPEDIDWFHNGLKIRQNDPQWRHRTYIYKYQQEVPGRSLVSILTVERSEERDAGTYICRSSDKDTQSITVHVLNADKGVQKREHGSELGPQSDHQASRNSSPSSHVLDFVLYLATIAFVIVNR
- the LOC105325834 gene encoding zwei Ig domain protein zig-8 isoform X1, whose translation is MNERAKPVVSYTQHDRRPLSGQNRQRAPHTGSDHRAAPPDTVSGRNRYKKYIEPSFVQEPNNITVYKGQTAVLKCTVENLGPKTVVWRRMSPNIFLTIGEKMYAEIEEMSVDVTRLPKYDRVQTDLIIKHAQPSHSGLYECQISSTKIYNYIVQLNVLDTRPVFEPALTINGTVYVSKYSNINLTCNATGSLRAPEDIDWFHNGLKIRQNDPQWRHRTYIYKYQQEVPGRSLVSILTVERSEERDAGTYICRSSDKDTQSITVHVLNADKGVQKREHGSELGPQSDHQASRNSSPSSHVLDFVLYLATIAFVIVNR
- the LOC105325834 gene encoding zwei Ig domain protein zig-8 isoform X3, whose amino-acid sequence is MNERAKPVVSYTQHDRRPLSGQNRQRAPHTGSDHRAAPPDTVSGRNRYKKYIEPSFVQEPNNITVYKGQTAVLKCTVENLGPKTVVWRRMSPNIFLTIGEKMYAEIEEMSVDVTRLPKYDRVQTDLIIKHAQPSHSGLYECQISSTKIYNYIVQLNVLDTRPVFEPALTINGTVYVSKYSNINLTCNATGSLRAPEDIDWFHNGLKIRQNDPQWRHRTYIYKYQQEVPGRSLVSILTVERSEERDAGTYICRSSDKDTQSITVHVLNADKGVQKREHGSELHQW